DNA sequence from the Candidatus Margulisiibacteriota bacterium genome:
GCCGGGCTCTGCCTGGCCCTTCTATGCGGATGCGCTATGAACAATACAACCAAGCTGCTTGATCCAAATAACCGCGATACTTCTGTTAAACCAGGGGTCGATTTTTACCGCTATGCTATCGGAAATTGGCTTAAAAAGAACCCGATCCCGGCCGAATACGGCAGTTGGGGGAGCTTTGTTATCCTGGGGGAAGAGAACCTAAAGACGTTGAAGGGGATAATGGAGAAGGCGGAAGATAAGGGCGGGACAGAAGGCAAGGCAAAGGCTCAGGCAAAGGCGGAGCAAAAGGCAGAACAGATGGTTGGCGATTTCTATGCCAGCGGGATGGATGAGAAAAAGATCGAAGCGGCGGGGATTACCCCTCTGGCCGATGAACTGGCCCGGATCGAAGCGGTCACCAACCTAAAAAGTTTAACTCTGGCGGTCGCTCACATGCACCAAAACAGCGCTGATCCTCTCTTCCATGTTTTTGTCGGCCCCGATCCGGTGAATAGCGATTTGAATATCATTGAATTATATCAAGGTGGACTCAACCTGCCTGACCGGGATTATTATCTCAAAGATGATAAGTATTCCAAAGAGACCCGGGACAAATATAAGCAATATGTAGCTAAGATGTTTAGATTAATGGAAAAGGCGGGGCAAAAGGCAAAGGCAGAGGCAAAGGCAGAGGCAAAGGCAGAGGCAGAGGCAAAGGCAGAGGTTGTTTTAAAGATAGAGACCGAGCTGGCCAAAATTTCCCGGAGCAAAGTGGAACTGCGCGACCCGCGGAAAAATTATAATCCACTGTCGCTTTCGTCATTAACCAAAATAGCAAATAAATTCAGCTGGCCGCTCTATTTCCAGGCCATTGGTTTGAAGAAGACAGGGAAGATCAACGTCGGCCAACCCGGTTTTTTTGCCGGTTTAAATAAAGTCCTGGCTTCATTTTCAATGGAAGAGTGGCGGACTTATTTGATTTTTTGCCTGGTCAATGATAATGCTGAATTTCTGAGCTCCTCCTTTGTTAATGCGGAATTTGCTTTCTACGGGAAAACATTAAACGGCAACAAAGTTCTGATGCCCCGTTGGAAGAGAGTGGTTGGGACGGTTAACGCCTACCTGGATCA
Encoded proteins:
- a CDS encoding M13 family metallopeptidase gives rise to the protein AGLCLALLCGCAMNNTTKLLDPNNRDTSVKPGVDFYRYAIGNWLKKNPIPAEYGSWGSFVILGEENLKTLKGIMEKAEDKGGTEGKAKAQAKAEQKAEQMVGDFYASGMDEKKIEAAGITPLADELARIEAVTNLKSLTLAVAHMHQNSADPLFHVFVGPDPVNSDLNIIELYQGGLNLPDRDYYLKDDKYSKETRDKYKQYVAKMFRLMEKAGQKAKAEAKAEAKAEAEAKAEVVLKIETELAKISRSKVELRDPRKNYNPLSLSSLTKIANKFSWPLYFQAIGLKKTGKINVGQPGFFAGLNKVLASFSMEEWRTYLIFCLVNDNAEFLSSSFVNAEFAFYGKTLNGNKVLMPRWKRVVGTVNAYLDQAVGRLFVKERFSPQAKNRAGEMVKNIRTAFNKRLAKLDWMTPKTKKAAAKKLAAMTFKIGYPDKWRDYSKLKIDRESYLVNVIRGNYFDFHYELGKVGKKVDRSEWPMPVQIVNAGYLPLRNEMVFPAGILQPPFFDAGADDPINYGAIGMVIAHEMTHGFDDQGQKFDERGNLKGWWTKQDETNFKAKAKAVIEQARAYEQFPGMPLNGELTLGENIADLGGVSISHDALQLALGKKKQPLIDGLTPEQRFFLSYAEVWKTNMRDERAKMLIKVDPHSPARYRVNGPLSNLQEFYTAFNVTSNETMYRPAAKRAKVW